The proteins below come from a single Necator americanus strain Aroian chromosome V, whole genome shotgun sequence genomic window:
- a CDS encoding hypothetical protein (NECATOR_CHRV.G18226.T3), translated as MTSFCTIGGCLLLMFLVRDELKNVESCISQVNRDIDEQSTKSWKILRELNVDSSIIRERREALRKLHRLSTASAIGISRKRVVVSPIEREASINTRDGYVEESKGGLDQQPGTDSVGPINGYASATYSYSPPSSFPNANPTSSQSNPYSSTGYGGSTEYGAQVEAIKKAPECKCSLTNNCPPGPEGPKGTPGMNGIDGDAGFEGVNGKDFDDIVEYTPLLNSCVTCPEGERGPPGKLGKRGARGLRGPGGLAGIPGRSGIPGIPGTIGADGAPGPDGEVGPPGSPGMDGIRGQGKTGAKGPQGPQGIMGPPGDDGEDGGDGTFGPIGERGAPGEKGETGKNGEIGAVGVEGEPGIDGEYCRCPRHISQYASPVNRIL; from the exons ATGACAAGTTTCTGTACGATTGGTGGATGTTTGCTGCTGATGTTTCTTGTCCGAGATGAGctaaaaaatgtagaaagctGTATTTCTCAAGTAAACCGTGATATTGAT gAGCAGAGTACTAAATCGTGGAAAATTCTACGCGAACTCAACGTGGATTCTTCGATTATTCGCGAGCGTAGAGAA GCACTTCGAAAGCTGCACAGGTTGTCGACAGCGTCAGCTATAGGGATCAGCCGAAAAAGAGTAGTCGTTTCACCGATCGAACGTGAGGCATCGATAAACACTCGTGATGGATAT GTCGAAGAATCCAAAGGCGGTCTTGATCAGCAGCCGGGAACGGATAGCGTG GGTCCCATAAACGGCTACGCCTCAGCGACTTACTCATATTCGCCTCCTTCCAG TTTCCCGAACGCAAATCCAACGAGTAGTCAATCCAACCCGTACAGTTCCACAGGTTATGGCGGATCGACTGAATACGGTGCACAAGTAGAAGCCATTAAAAAGGCCCCAGAATGCa AATGTTCGTTGACAAACAACTGTCCGCCTGGCCCTGAAGGCCCCAAGGGTACTCCGGGAATGAATGGAATTGATGGTGATGCTGGATTTGAAGGAGTCAATGGGAAG GACTTTGACGACATCGTCGAATATACTCCACTTCTAAACTCTTGTGTAACATGCCCTGAAGGAGAGCGAGGACCTCCAGGAAAGCTTGGAAAACGAG GTGCTCGTGGTTTAAGAGGACCTGGAGGCTTAGCCGGTATTCCCGGAAGAAGTGGCATTCCAGGCATACCAG GAACGATTGGGGCGGATGGCGCTCCGGGACCAGATGGGGAAGTTGGCCCGCCTGGTTCACCTGGCATGGACGGAATTAGAGGTCAAGGAAAGACCGGAGCAAAG GGACCACAAGGTCCTCAAGGGATTATGGGACCACCGGGTGATGATGGTGAAGATGGTGGTGATGGTACTTTTGGACCAATCGGTGAACGAGGGGCGCcaggagaaaaaggagaaactgGCAAGAATGGTGAAATCGGTGCGGTTGGTGTTGAGGGTGAGCCAG gaattgaCGGAGAATATTGCCGTTGTCCACGACATATCTCTCAGTACGCCAGCCCTGTCAATAGAATCTTataa
- a CDS encoding hypothetical protein (NECATOR_CHRV.G18226.T1), producing MLEQQDFDDIVEYTPLLNSCVTCPEGERGPPGKLGKRGARGLRGPGGLAGIPGRSGIPGIPGTIGADGAPGPDGEVGPPGSPGMDGIRGQGKTGAKGPQGPQGIMGPPGDDGEDGGDGTFGPIGERGAPGEKGETGKNGEIGAVGVEGEPGIDGEYCRCPRHISQYASPVNRIL from the exons ATGCTAGAGCAACAG GACTTTGACGACATCGTCGAATATACTCCACTTCTAAACTCTTGTGTAACATGCCCTGAAGGAGAGCGAGGACCTCCAGGAAAGCTTGGAAAACGAG GTGCTCGTGGTTTAAGAGGACCTGGAGGCTTAGCCGGTATTCCCGGAAGAAGTGGCATTCCAGGCATACCAG GAACGATTGGGGCGGATGGCGCTCCGGGACCAGATGGGGAAGTTGGCCCGCCTGGTTCACCTGGCATGGACGGAATTAGAGGTCAAGGAAAGACCGGAGCAAAG GGACCACAAGGTCCTCAAGGGATTATGGGACCACCGGGTGATGATGGTGAAGATGGTGGTGATGGTACTTTTGGACCAATCGGTGAACGAGGGGCGCcaggagaaaaaggagaaactgGCAAGAATGGTGAAATCGGTGCGGTTGGTGTTGAGGGTGAGCCAG gaattgaCGGAGAATATTGCCGTTGTCCACGACATATCTCTCAGTACGCCAGCCCTGTCAATAGAATCTTataa
- a CDS encoding hypothetical protein (NECATOR_CHRV.G18226.T2), translating into MVSGTSINVRAMKFWITVRNHASLVMVTMTSFCTIGGCLLLMFLVRDELKNVESCISQVNRDIDEQSTKSWKILRELNVDSSIIRERREALRKLHRLSTASAIGISRKRVVVSPIEREASINTRDGYVEESKGGLDQQPGTDSVGPINGYASATYSYSPPSSFPNANPTSSQSNPYSSTGYGGSTEYGAQVEAIKKAPECKCSLTNNCPPGPEGPKGTPGMNGIDGDAGFEGVNGKSGEVNHSSSHVFVLFPRDSEKSKSALIDTN; encoded by the exons ATGGTTTCCGGAACATCCATAAATGTTAG AGCTATGAAATTCTGGATTACTGTAAGAAACCATGCTTCCTTGGTAATGGTCACTATGACAAGTTTCTGTACGATTGGTGGATGTTTGCTGCTGATGTTTCTTGTCCGAGATGAGctaaaaaatgtagaaagctGTATTTCTCAAGTAAACCGTGATATTGAT gAGCAGAGTACTAAATCGTGGAAAATTCTACGCGAACTCAACGTGGATTCTTCGATTATTCGCGAGCGTAGAGAA GCACTTCGAAAGCTGCACAGGTTGTCGACAGCGTCAGCTATAGGGATCAGCCGAAAAAGAGTAGTCGTTTCACCGATCGAACGTGAGGCATCGATAAACACTCGTGATGGATAT GTCGAAGAATCCAAAGGCGGTCTTGATCAGCAGCCGGGAACGGATAGCGTG GGTCCCATAAACGGCTACGCCTCAGCGACTTACTCATATTCGCCTCCTTCCAG TTTCCCGAACGCAAATCCAACGAGTAGTCAATCCAACCCGTACAGTTCCACAGGTTATGGCGGATCGACTGAATACGGTGCACAAGTAGAAGCCATTAAAAAGGCCCCAGAATGCa AATGTTCGTTGACAAACAACTGTCCGCCTGGCCCTGAAGGCCCCAAGGGTACTCCGGGAATGAATGGAATTGATGGTGATGCTGGATTTGAAGGAGTCAATGGGAAG TCCGGGGAAGTGAACCATTCCAGTTcgcatgtttttgttttgtttccaaGAGAttcggaaaaatcaaaatcagctCTCATTGATACTAACTGA
- a CDS encoding hypothetical protein (NECATOR_CHRV.G18227.T1), whose translation MVHWQVTVTDEGEPIRRDGFLSELHCVYITQVDRPSTMEEPQLAYGERVKINVGGQMFETSLSTLTRVDGTVLSIMVADRWRGQGELFVDRDPTHFAKVLNYLREGENFVAPTEDDARESLRREAEFYNLPGLVDLCLPEVFRIGDRVQWRESAIDSYWMSFVRYAGCRETADWLECFGCGNEVERCVGAVADRDPGTGTVINYENWKPLKHHMPFMTGKITKLVFNTCCCVKWDNQWDTHLPKSALRLASSK comes from the exons ATGGTTCATTGGCAGGTTACGGTCACCGACGAAGGCGAACCGATTCGGAGAGATGGTTTCCTATCTGAGTTGCACTGTGTTTACATAACGCAAGTCGATCGTCCATCGACG ATGGAAGAACCACAACTTGCGTATGGAGAAAGAGTTAAGATTAATGTGGGTGGTCAAATGTTTGAAACATCGTTATCCACTTTAACAAGAGTAGACGGCACC GTGTTGTCCATTATGGTTGCAGATCGATGGCGTGGTCAAGGCGAATTATTCGTGGATAGAGATCCAACACATTTTGCAAAA GTTCTTAACTATTTGAGAGAAGGTGAGAATTTTGTCGCACCTACTGAGGATGATGCTCGGGAAAGTCTTCGAAGAGAAGCTGAG TTCTACAATCTGCCCGGCCTTGTGGATTTGTGTTTGCCCGAAGTTTTTCGTATAGGTGACAGGGTTCAGTGGAGGGAGAGTGCTATAGACTCTTATTGGATGTCTTTTGTCAG atatgcTGGTTGTAGAGAAACAGCAGATTGGTTGGA ATGTTTCGGATGTGGTAATGAAGTGGAAAGATGCGTTGGAGCAGTAGCGGATCGAGACCCGGGAACCGGTACTGTGATCAATTATGAAAATTGGAAGCCGCTGAAACATCATATGCCATTTATGAcaggaaaaataacaaaa CTTGTGTTTAACACGTGTTGCTGTGTGAAATGGGACAATCAATGGGACACACATCTACCAAAATCTGCATTACGTTTAGCGAGTTCGAAATGA
- a CDS encoding hypothetical protein (NECATOR_CHRV.G18227.T2), producing MEEPQLAYGERVKINVGGQMFETSLSTLTRVDGTVLSIMVADRWRGQGELFVDRDPTHFAKVLNYLREGENFVAPTEDDARESLRREAEFYNLPGLVDLCLPEVFRIGDRVQWRESAIDSYWMSFVRYAGCRETADWLECFGCGNEVERCVGAVADRDPGTGTVINYENWKPLKHHMPFMTGKITKLVFNTCCCVKWDNQWDTHLPKSALRLASSK from the exons ATGGAAGAACCACAACTTGCGTATGGAGAAAGAGTTAAGATTAATGTGGGTGGTCAAATGTTTGAAACATCGTTATCCACTTTAACAAGAGTAGACGGCACC GTGTTGTCCATTATGGTTGCAGATCGATGGCGTGGTCAAGGCGAATTATTCGTGGATAGAGATCCAACACATTTTGCAAAA GTTCTTAACTATTTGAGAGAAGGTGAGAATTTTGTCGCACCTACTGAGGATGATGCTCGGGAAAGTCTTCGAAGAGAAGCTGAG TTCTACAATCTGCCCGGCCTTGTGGATTTGTGTTTGCCCGAAGTTTTTCGTATAGGTGACAGGGTTCAGTGGAGGGAGAGTGCTATAGACTCTTATTGGATGTCTTTTGTCAG atatgcTGGTTGTAGAGAAACAGCAGATTGGTTGGA ATGTTTCGGATGTGGTAATGAAGTGGAAAGATGCGTTGGAGCAGTAGCGGATCGAGACCCGGGAACCGGTACTGTGATCAATTATGAAAATTGGAAGCCGCTGAAACATCATATGCCATTTATGAcaggaaaaataacaaaa CTTGTGTTTAACACGTGTTGCTGTGTGAAATGGGACAATCAATGGGACACACATCTACCAAAATCTGCATTACGTTTAGCGAGTTCGAAATGA
- a CDS encoding hypothetical protein (NECATOR_CHRV.G18228.T1), with amino-acid sequence MSSEDKEGCGRPPEVDDHLLEKIIEGDPLTTTREVAQELGSDHSTVVPHLEKIGKLKKLNKWVPTERGPKKPPF; translated from the coding sequence ATGAGCTCTGAAGATAAGGAAGGCTGTGGCCGCCCTCCCGAAGTTGACGACCACCTCTTGGAGAAAATTATCGAAGGTGATCCGCTTACAACAACACGAGAGGTTGCCCAAGAACTAGGCAGTGACCACTCAACAGTTGTCCcccatttggaaaaaattggaaagttgaaaaagttgaacaaatGGGTGCCAACTGAGCGAGGCCCAAAGAAACCGCCGTTTTGA